In Microbacterium sp. No. 7, the genomic window CCGCACGATGAGCCGGTTGCGCAGCAGCGCCTCGCCCACGCGGCGCGGCAGGGCCGCGCCCGCACGGTAGTACAGCACCGCGAGGCGGGTGAGGATGCCGCGGGGCCCCTCCAGCGCGGGGGCGCCGATGGGGTTGACGAGGATCACGCGCGGCGTCTCGAGTCCCCCGGCGACCGCCGCCGCGACGACGATCGAGCCGAACGAATGGCCGAGCACGGGCGCGCCCGGCGCCGTCGCGGCCGCGAACGCCGTCAGCCAGCGCGCGTATGCGTCGATCGTGTGCACGGTGCCCGGCAGCGGCGGCGTCTCGCCGAAGCCCGGCAGGTCGGGCGAGACGACGCGGACGCCGTCGAGGTGCGCCACGACCGGCTCGAGCCCGTGGTGGTCGCCGCGGAACCCGTGCACGAGCACGAGCGTCGTCTCCGCGTGCGGATCGCCGTAGACCCAGTACGCCGTCGTCCCGCCGAGCACGTCGACCTCGCGGCGCTCGACGGGGATCGCCGCGAGACGCTCGGCATAGGGGTTCGGGCCGCTCACCCGTCGAGTCTACGTTCGCCGCGCGCCCGCGCCGTCTCGCCCGGCCCCGTCGGTTTGCCGATGTCGGTGCTCGGGCCTAGCGTCGTTGTCATGAACGAGCGGCGGCCCGACACCCTCCCCCTGTGGGACGACGACGAGTGGCACGACGGCGAGCGGCGCGACGGTCCGGGGCAGGCCGACGAGCCCGCCCCGGCGCCGACCCCCGAGTGGGCGCACCGCCTCGGCGTGTTCGACCTGGAGACGACGGGCGTCGACGTGGCGGGCGATCGCATCGTGACGGCGCACGTGGGCGTGCTCGCCGCCGACGGCACCGCGATCAGCGCGCGGACGTGGCTGGCCGACCCCGGCGTTCCCATTCCCGCGGCGGCATCCGAGGTGCACGGCATCACGACGGCGCATGCGCGGGCGTCGGGCCGGCCCGCGCGCGAGGTCGTCGCCGAGATCATCGACGCCCTGCGCGAGCTGTTCGCCCAGGGCATTCCCGTCGTGGCATACAACGCGCCGTTCGACTTCTCCCTGCTGCGGCACGAGGCCCTGCGGCACGGCATCCCGCCCATCGACGATCCCGCCCCCGTCATCGACCCGCTCGTCGTCGACAAGCGCGTCGATCGCTTCCGCAAGGGCAAGCGCACCCTCGAGGCGGTCGCGCAGCACTACGCCGTGCCGCTCGACGGCGCGCACGACGCGTCGGCCGACGCGACCGCGGCCGGACGCGTCGCACAGGCGATCGCGAGCCGCTTCGAGCTGCCCGCGTCGGCGCTCGACCTGCACGCCGAGCAGGTCGGCTGGGCGCAGGAGCAGTCGGCGAGCCTGACCGAGTACCTCGTGCGCGTGGGACGGCTCGACCCCGCCGAGGAGCTCGACGGCAGCTGGCCGATCCGCTGAGCCCGATCCCCGGGCCCGCACCGCCCGCCCTCAGCGCTGCCCGCGCAGATCGCCCACGAGGAACGCGACGCTCGACTGGTAGGGGTGCGCCTGCACGATGATCATGCCCGGCGAGGACTCGACGCCGCCCTCGCACTCCTCGCACACGAAGGGTGCGCCGGACTGCCGCTCGACGATCGTCTGAGGCTCCACGTCGACGAGGTCGAACCCGACGAGCAGGCCGCCGGCCCGCACGTCGTCGCTCTCCCCGCACATCGAGCCGGAGCGTCCCCGCACCTCGAGCGTGACGCAGGTCTGCGCGCCGCCGGCGGCCGTCCCCCACCAGACGAGCGCCTCCTCGTACTGCGCGAGCAGCGTCACCCCGGCATCCCATCCGCCGTGCGCCGTCACCTCGGACGTCGGCGTCGCCTGCACGCGCTCCCGGCTCGCCTCGCTGTCGGTGACCCATCCCCCGAGCACCAGCGGCTGCGGCGCCGTTCCGCCCTCGACCGCCGACGCGGCGCCCCACCGGAACCCCAGCACCCCGGCGGCGACGACCAGCACCGCCACGAGAGCGGCCCGCAGCCATCTCCCCCGCGGCGCGTGCCGCCGCGGGGCGTCGAGCACGGCCGTCGTCGCGGAGCCCTCCGGGTGCGCACGGTGCGCCGCCGACGGGACGGGCAGCTCGGGACGGCGCGGGGCGACGACGGGGGTGCGCGCGGCCTCCAGCTCTTCGAGCCGGCGCAGCTGCGCGGCATCCAGGCGCCCGCCGCCGGGCCCGTAGGCCAGCGCGCGCAGCGCCTCGAGCTCGGGATCGGACGTCACGTCCCCAGCATCCCATGGCCACGGCGCGCCGGAACGACGAAGGCCCCGCCGGAGCGGGGCCTTCGCGGGGTGGCGGCGTGCTTACTTGCTGCCGAAGTTCTTGAAGCGCTGGTTGAACTTCTCGACGCGGCCGGCCGAGTCCATGATGCGCTGCTTGCCCGTGTAGAACGGGTGCGACGCGGAGGAGATCTCGACGTCGATGACGGGATACGTCACGCCGTCGAGCTCGATCGTCTTGTCGCTCGTGACCGTCGAACGGGTCAGAAAGGTCTCGCCGGAGCCGAGGTCGCGGAACACGACCGCCTGGTACTCGGGGTGGATGTCGGTCTTCATGATGATCCTTCTCAGAGGCGCCCTGGATTTTGCCAGGACAGTCGAAGTCTGCGGTGCGAACGCACCAAAGAGCGATTCTATCAGCTTTCGGATGCCGCGACGGCCCGCGCCGCATAGCGCCCGTCGGCCTCGGTCAGCGCGATCTCCATGCCGAACGTCGCCGTCAGGTTCTGCGCCGTGAGCGTCTCGGCGATCGGCCCCTGCGCGACGACGCGGCCCTCGCGCAGCAGCAGCACGTGCGTGAACCCGACGGGGATCTCCTCGACGTGGTGCGTCACCATCACCATCGCCGGCGTGCCGGGGGCCTGCGCGTAGCCGCTGAGCAGGCCGAGCAGCTCCTCGCGCGCCCCGAGGTCGAGGCTCGCGGTGGGCTCGTCGAGCAGCAGCAGCTCCGGGTCGGTCATGACCGCGCGCGCGATCTGCACGCGCTTCTGCTCTCCGTCGGAGAGCGTGCCGAACGTGCGCTCGGCGAGCTGGTCGAGCCGCCACTCCGCGAGCACGCGGCGGGCGCGGCGCTCGTCGACCGATTCGTACCGCTCGCGCCAGCGGCCGAGCACCGAGTACGCCGCGGTCAGCACGACGTCGATCACGGTCTCCTCGTGCGGCACGCGACGCGCCATCGACGACGAGGCGAACCCGATGCGCGGGCGCAGCTCGAACACGTCGGAGCGTCCGAGCCGCTCGTCGAGGATCGTCACGGTGCCCGACGTCGGGTGGATCAGCGTGAACGCGAGCTGCAGCAGCGTCGTCTTCCCGGCGCCGTTGGGGCCGAGCACGACCCAGCGCTCGTCGCCGTTGACGGTCCAGTCGACCCCGTCGACGATATTGCGGCTGTGACGGCGGACGACGACATCGGAGAAATCGAGGGCCTGGGGCATGCCCCCAAGCCTATCGGCCGGGTGCGCCCGCGCGACCCGACGCCACGACCTCCCGGTAGAGTGCGGCCGTCGCGTCGGCGATGGCGCTCCAGCTGAAGTCCTCGGCCGCCCGCCGCCGGCCCGCCTCGCCGTAGGCGCGCGCCTTCGCGGGGTCGGAGACGACCTCGGTGAGCACGGCCGCGAGGTCGGAGACGAACCGCTCGGGGTCGGTCGGCGTGCCGGTGCCGTCCTGCACCTGCTCGATGGGCACGAGCCGGCCCGTCACGCCGTCCACGACGACCTCGGGGATGCCGCCCGTCGCGGTGCCCACGACCGCGGCGCCGCACGCCATGGCCTCCAGGTTGACGATGCCGAGCGGCTCGTACACCGAGGGGCACACGAACGTCGTCGCGCTGGAGAGGATGGCGCACAGCTGCTCGCGCGGCAGGAACTCCTCGATCCACACGACGCCGTCGCGCTGCGCCTGCAGGTCGCGCACGAGCCCCTGCACCTCGGCCATGATCTCGGGCGTGTCGGGCGCCCCGGCGCAGAGGACGAGCTGCACGTCCCGGGGCAGGCGCTCGGCGGCGCGCAGGAAGTAGGGCAGGCCCTTCTGGCGCGTGATGCGCCCGACGAACACGACCGACGGACGCGCCGGGTCGATGCCGAGGCGCTCCAGCAGCGCGGCGTCCTCCCGCGGGTGCCAGGCCTCGACGTCGATGCCGTTGTAGATGACCTTGACCCGGTCGGGGTCGAGCGACGGATAGCTGCGCAGGATGTCCTGGCGCATGCCCTCGCTCACCGCGACGATCGCCGCGGCGCCCTCGTAGGCGGTCTTCTCGATGTAGCTCGAGACGGCGTACCCGCCGCCCAGCTGCTCCGCCTTCCACGGCCGCAGCGGCTCGAGCGAGTGCGCCGTGACGACGTGCGGGATGCCGTGCAGCAGCGAGGCGAGGTGGCCGGCGAAGTTCGCGTACCAGGTGTGGCTGTGCACGACATCGGCGCCCGCGACGTCGCCGACGATCTCCAGATCGGTGCCGAGCGTCTGGATCGCGGCGTTCGCCGAGCGCAGCTCCGCGGGCACGCCGTACGACGTCGTGCCGTCCTCGTCGCGCTCCGCCCCGAAGGCCCTGACGTGCACGTCGATGGCCGTGCGCAGGGCGCGCACGAGCTCGGTGACATGCACTCCGGCACCCCCATAGATCTCCGGCGGATACTCCTTCGTGACCACGTCGACTCGCATGAAACGAACGCTAGTACAGCGCGCCTTTCCGGCATAGTCTGAAGCCATGCCTACAGCGCCGAAGGTCCTCGGAATCGTCCTCGCCGGCGGTGAGGGAAAGCGACTCATGCCCCTTACTGTCGACCGTGCCAAGCCTGCCGTCCCGTTCGGCGGGCAGTACCGATTGATCGACTTCGCGATCTCCAATCTCATCAACTCGGGGTTGCGCCAGATCGTGGTGCTGACGCAGTACAAGTCGCACAGCCTGGACCGGCACATCTCGCAGACCTGGCGCATGTCGGCGCTCCTGAACTCCTACGTCGCCTCGGTGCCGGCGCAGCAGCGCCTGGGCAAGCGCTGGTTCGCCGGCTCCGCCGACGCGATCCTGCAGAGCCTCAACCTCATCAACGATGAGAAGCCCGACATCGTGATCGTGATCGGCGCCGACCACGTGTACCGCATGGACTTCCGGCAGATGCTCGACGCGCACATCGAGTCGGGCGCGAAGGCGACGGTGGCCGGCATCCGCCAGCCGATCTCGCTCGCGAACCAGTTCGGCGTGATCGACATCGATCCCACCGACCCGACGCGCATCCGCGAGTTCCTGGAGAAGCCGCAGAGCCCGGTGGGCCTGCCCGACAGCCCCGACGAGGTGCTCGCCTCGATGGGCAACTACATCTTCGACGCGCAGGCCCTCATCGACGCCGTCGTCGAGGACG contains:
- a CDS encoding alpha/beta fold hydrolase; its protein translation is MSGPNPYAERLAAIPVERREVDVLGGTTAYWVYGDPHAETTLVLVHGFRGDHHGLEPVVAHLDGVRVVSPDLPGFGETPPLPGTVHTIDAYARWLTAFAAATAPGAPVLGHSFGSIVVAAAVAGGLETPRVILVNPIGAPALEGPRGILTRLAVLYYRAGAALPRRVGEALLRNRLIVRVMSASMAKTRDRGLRAFVHDQHDTYFSRFADRDVLLQAFVASVSNDVRQFAPRIAQPTLLIAAQLDDITPIEAERRLQTLFPDAELVEIPAVGHLIHYETPQPAAEAIRRSLAPSGDGRR
- a CDS encoding 3'-5' exonuclease produces the protein MNERRPDTLPLWDDDEWHDGERRDGPGQADEPAPAPTPEWAHRLGVFDLETTGVDVAGDRIVTAHVGVLAADGTAISARTWLADPGVPIPAAASEVHGITTAHARASGRPAREVVAEIIDALRELFAQGIPVVAYNAPFDFSLLRHEALRHGIPPIDDPAPVIDPLVVDKRVDRFRKGKRTLEAVAQHYAVPLDGAHDASADATAAGRVAQAIASRFELPASALDLHAEQVGWAQEQSASLTEYLVRVGRLDPAEELDGSWPIR
- a CDS encoding type B 50S ribosomal protein L31 encodes the protein MKTDIHPEYQAVVFRDLGSGETFLTRSTVTSDKTIELDGVTYPVIDVEISSASHPFYTGKQRIMDSAGRVEKFNQRFKNFGSK
- a CDS encoding ABC transporter ATP-binding protein — translated: MPQALDFSDVVVRRHSRNIVDGVDWTVNGDERWVVLGPNGAGKTTLLQLAFTLIHPTSGTVTILDERLGRSDVFELRPRIGFASSSMARRVPHEETVIDVVLTAAYSVLGRWRERYESVDERRARRVLAEWRLDQLAERTFGTLSDGEQKRVQIARAVMTDPELLLLDEPTASLDLGAREELLGLLSGYAQAPGTPAMVMVTHHVEEIPVGFTHVLLLREGRVVAQGPIAETLTAQNLTATFGMEIALTEADGRYAARAVAASES
- the glgA gene encoding glycogen synthase, which translates into the protein MRVDVVTKEYPPEIYGGAGVHVTELVRALRTAIDVHVRAFGAERDEDGTTSYGVPAELRSANAAIQTLGTDLEIVGDVAGADVVHSHTWYANFAGHLASLLHGIPHVVTAHSLEPLRPWKAEQLGGGYAVSSYIEKTAYEGAAAIVAVSEGMRQDILRSYPSLDPDRVKVIYNGIDVEAWHPREDAALLERLGIDPARPSVVFVGRITRQKGLPYFLRAAERLPRDVQLVLCAGAPDTPEIMAEVQGLVRDLQAQRDGVVWIEEFLPREQLCAILSSATTFVCPSVYEPLGIVNLEAMACGAAVVGTATGGIPEVVVDGVTGRLVPIEQVQDGTGTPTDPERFVSDLAAVLTEVVSDPAKARAYGEAGRRRAAEDFSWSAIADATAALYREVVASGRAGAPGR
- the glgC gene encoding glucose-1-phosphate adenylyltransferase, which encodes MPTAPKVLGIVLAGGEGKRLMPLTVDRAKPAVPFGGQYRLIDFAISNLINSGLRQIVVLTQYKSHSLDRHISQTWRMSALLNSYVASVPAQQRLGKRWFAGSADAILQSLNLINDEKPDIVIVIGADHVYRMDFRQMLDAHIESGAKATVAGIRQPISLANQFGVIDIDPTDPTRIREFLEKPQSPVGLPDSPDEVLASMGNYIFDAQALIDAVVEDGDLPGSNHDMGGDIIPYFVSKGDAAVYDFKANDVPGSTDRDRDYWRDVGTIDSFFDAHMDLISTLPVFNLYNTDWPIHSQAINSPPAKFVRDGVGRMGNAIDSIVSLGSVLSGTHLERSVVGPWSLSGGGSTITDSVLFDGVTIGPGARVHHAILDKNVVLDAGATVGVDRERDLARGFTVTDSGITVVGKGIRVTG